The following coding sequences are from one Sciurus carolinensis chromosome 11, mSciCar1.2, whole genome shotgun sequence window:
- the LOC124959980 gene encoding olfactory receptor 10AG1-like, with protein sequence MQIYKDGDQIEIEKSNTTMLEFVLLGFSDIPHLQWMLFGIFLLMYLAILMWNSIIILITQTDPALQNPMYFFLSNFSLVEICYVTVTIPKMLMDLCTQRGNISLYACATQMCFVLLLGGTECLLLTAMTYDHYVAICNPPHYPVVMSHKVCTQLVAASWLSAIPAVIGQTYQIFSLPFCGSHRINHFFCDIPPVLKLACGDTFVNEMAVYEVAVVFVMVPFLLTLASYGKIISSILKLSSARGKAKVFSTCSSHLMVVVLFYGTVSITYLQPKPNQSERMGKLISLFYTILIPILNPIIYTLRNKDIMVSLRKLLAKVLT encoded by the exons ATGCAAATCTATAAAG ATGGGGAtcaaattgaaatagaaaaatcaaacacGACAATGCTGGAATTTGTTCTCTTGGGATTTTCTGATATTCCCCATCTCCAGTGGATGCTATTTGGTATATTTTTACTCATGTACCTGGCTATTCTGATGTGGAATAGCATTATCATACTAATTACACAAACTGACCCTGCTCTTCAAAaccccatgtatttcttcctaaGCAATTTTTCCCTTGTGGAAATCTGTTATGTAACTGTCACTATCCCAAAAATGCTAATGGACCTTTGTACACAGAGGGGAAATATTTCCTTGTATGCCTGTGCTACACAAATGTGTTTTGTCCTCTTGCTCGGAGGCACAGAGTGCCTCCTCCTGACAGCGATGACCTATGACCACTACGTGGCCATTTGTAACCCTCCGCACTACCCTGTAGTCATGAGTCACAAGGTCTGCACACAGCTGGTGGCTGCCTCTTGGCTCAGTGCAATTCCAGCTGTGATTGGACAAACCTACCAGATTTTCTCTTTGCCCTTTTGTGGGTCTCACAGAATtaaccacttcttctgtgacatccCTCCAGTCCTCAAGCTTGCTTGTGGTGACACTTTTGTGAATGAAATGGCAGTCTATGAAGTTGCAGTAGTGTTTGTAATGGTTCCATTTCTGTTGACCCTCGCCTCCTATGGCAAAATCATCTCCAGTATTCTGAAGTTGTCATCAGCCAGAGGGAAGGCTAAAGTCTTCTCCACCTGCTCTTCTCACCTGATGGTTGTGGTCTTGTTCTATGGAACAGTTAGTATCACTTACTTGCAGCCCAAACCAAATCAATCTGAAAGAATGGGCAAACTGATTTCTCTCTTCTACACCATTTTGATCCCAATTTTGAATCCCATCATATACACTCTGAGGAACAAAGACATCATGGTGTCACTGAGAAAACTACTAGCTAAAGTATTAACATGA
- the LOC124959883 gene encoding olfactory receptor 10AG1-like, which yields MSAGEEPVRRETSNVTVLMEFILLGFSNIPHLEWMLFGIFLFIYVTILTYNSIIIVVTKTDPALQTPMYFFLSNFSVLEICYVTATVPRMLMDLCTQRGNISLYACATQMCFVLLLGGTECLLLTAMAYDRYVAICNPLHYPVVMSHKVCMQLVAVSWVSGIPVEIGQTYQIFSLPFCGSHRINHFFCDIPPVLKLACGDTFVNEMAVYVVAVVFVMVPFILISVSYGKIISNILKLTSARGRAKAFSTCSSHLMVVVLFYGTASITYLQPKSNQSEGMGKLLSFLHHFDSSFESHHIHSEE from the coding sequence ATGTCTGCAGGTGAAGAGCCAGTTAGAAGAGAAACATCAAATGTCACTGTATTGATGGAATTCATTCTCTTGGGATTTTCCAACATTCCCCATTTAGAGTGGATGCTGTTTGGAATATTCTTATTCATATATGTGACTATTCTGACGTACAATAGCATTATCATAGTAGTAACGAAAACTGACCCTGCTCTTCAAActcctatgtatttttttcttagcaaCTTTTCAGTGTTGGAAATCTGTTATGTAACAGCCACTGTGCCAAGAATGCTAATGGACCTTTGTACACAGAGGGGAAATATTTCCTTGTATGCCTGTGCTACACAAATGTGTTTTGTCCTCTTGCTCGGAGGCACAGAGTGCCTTCTCCTGACagcaatggcctatgaccgctacgtggccatTTGTAACCCTCTGCACTACCCTGTAGTCATGAGTCACAAGGTCTGCATGCAGCTGGTAGCTGTCTCCTGGGTCAGTGGGATCCCAGTAGAAATTGGGCAAACCTACCAGATTTTCTCTTTGCCCTTTTGTGGGTCTCACAGAATtaaccacttcttctgtgacatccCTCCAGTCCTCAAGCTTGCTTGTGGTGACACTTTTGTGAATGAGATGGCAGTCTATGTAGTTGCAGTGGTGTTTGTCATGGTTCCATTTATCTTGATCTCCGTGTCCTATGGCAAAATCATCTCCAACATTCTGAAGTTGACATCAGCCAGAGGGAGGGctaaagccttctccacctgctcttCTCACCTGATGGTTGTGGTCTTGTTCTATGGAACAGCTAGCATCACTTACCTACAACCCAAGTCAAATCAGTCTGAGGGAATGGGAAAACTGCTCTCTTTTCTACACCATTTTGATTCCAGCTTTGAATCCCATCATATACACTCTGAGGAATAA